CATGGACCAGCAGCTTCCACGTCACCTTGGCACTTGTTGGGAGCTCAGGCTCTTAGGCCCCACAGCTCTGAAATGGAATCTACATGTTAACAAGATTCTCTAGTAACCAAATATGAGAACTCCTCCCCGCTGCCCCCTGCTCCCCACTTTCTTTGGCCCTgctcctcatttatttattcataagcCTCTACTTAACCCTGAGCAAAAGAATGGCTCCCCCTGAGCAGAGGGGCTGCTGCTGGCGGAATGCTTTGAGCTTCCAGAGAAGCCATCCTGAGCCTGGAGCTCATGGCAATGGGGAACGTCCACGGGTAGCTGCGAATGAGCCCCAACACCGCGTTGCTGTTTGGGTCAGCTTCTTTACCACTGTAGCcaaaacaattagaggagaaaaagtttatttgggggctcacagtttcagtccaTAGCTGGCCAGGTCCATTCCTCAcagctggaggtgaggcagaacaacatggcagaagtataaggcagaggacagctgctcaggacatggcaacaggaaggagagagagagagaacaagtgcTCACCACTGAAAATATGTACACCTCAAAGGCGCACCCCCAAGGGCCCGCCTCCTCTGGCCACACCATACCTCcctatagtcaccacccagttaaaccctctcaggggattaatttattgattaaGGCTCATAGCCCAATAATtccacctctaaattttcttgtttaAACTTTCTAAACATCACTCCTTCTGGAACCCCAAGTTCATAGTCCTCCAACACTCACAGCTTGGGCcccccacatccccttccctctcctagCACAGAATTCCACATGGGCCACGTGAACCTTCTTAACCCAGCCAGCCCCAGGGAGGGAGGTATGGTTGTGCTGTCACACAGAGGAAAGTGGGGACTTCAGGGCCTCTGAGCCCCAGTCCAGTGCCCTCTTCCCCACCCATTACACAGGCTTCTAGGACAGTCATATACAAGGGGAAAGGCAGGGTGGAGCATGTGTTTAGcgtgcacatggccctgggttcgattcccaacACCAACACTCCCACCAAAAGAGTAAAGTCAGGTTGCATGGAGTGGAGGTTGAGGAGCTGGACCTGGTGGCATGCCCCAGTGGTCCCCgcaattagggaggctgaggcaggaggacggtcTGAGCCTAgcagtttgaggacagcctgggcaacatagtgaaactCCATCCCCAaagtaaaatcttttaaaagaatagGAGGCTGAAGGaagttaaagaaaagaaacttcccCAAGTGAGGAGTCCATTTACCCTTAGGACAGATACTTACCCAGAGGCTTACAGCTTACAGGTGACTTCAAGTAGAGACTTATTGATTCTCACCAGAAAAGTGGCCACAGTCATCCCCCGCACTGCCCTATCCTTTCTGCAGCCTCTGCCCCTGCCCACTTCAGCACTGCCATCTCAGGGATGTCCGCCTAGGGAGACATCCGATCCTGCACTCCCAATCCCTCCCCTCAGCCTTAGAACATTGGCACAACAATGGGTCAGAACTCTTAACACTAGGCCGTTCTGCCCCCGACTTTAGGGAAACCACAGAGGTTCTTTGAGTTCCACGGCCAGCTCAAAACAGTGTGAGGAGTGGGCACTATGTCTGAGGGGTGAGTGAGGGAAGAAGGAGGCTGGCAGGGTGGGGAGAGCAAGGGGCAGAGCACCCTGCTGGCTGTGAGAGGCAGGGCAGGGATGGCTCTGGTGCTGGCCAGCCCTGCGTGGCTCCTGGCCGTTCGCATGGCTCCCTGGCTGCTTCTGCCAGTGGACAGCTTTTGGTCTTCAGACTTCCCTTGGACTATTCCTTCCAGCACCAGGTTCTGGCCTGGAAAAAGGACTCTTCTCTACCCTCATCTCTCTCCCTTACACCCCACCCATCATCCCAGACCACTGCTGCATCGATTGGCTGGGCCCTCATCTGGAGGTATCCATACTCCCTAAAGTCCAAGtgccctttccttttccttacaGGAGCCCGGCCACAGgctgcctcctcccccaactCCTACAGCTACACCCACACTTCTCTCCTTGTTACGCCATTGGAGACCTAGAGCCCCCCCAAACCCATGCCTCTTTAAGCCAAGCGGGTGCCTACTTACTCCTACCAGCCAATCACTTCTCTGAAGTCCACTTTGGTACCTTAAGGAACATCACTTCTTCTGGAACCCCAAGTTCACAACCCTCCAAAACTCACAGCTTGGGTCCCCGCATCCCCTGCCCACTCTCCATGGTTCAGAGCACAGCATGTCCGACTTCTCTGCAGAACTTACCAGCGCCTCTGGGAGGCCTCCCACGTGACCCTGCAGGAGCTGCTGGACCAAGAGCAGCCCCTGCTTGAAGCTGTGCCCAACCGGGACCGGCAGTCCTTCCAGTATAGACTCTCAGAGTTCTACCTGTACTACCTGGGGCTGCTGCGCCGTTTCGACACCATCTATGACCAGATGGTTCAGCCACAGAAGCGCCGgttgctgctgcagctgctggaTGGCGTGGCGGGTCGTGTGCTGGAGATCAAGGATGAGCTGGTTCGTGTTGACCTATGTGAGACCCACTGCCTGGACCGCGTGCTACAGGATCTCAAGCTGACCCCAGTGCGTGCACTGCCACCTCAGGCtaggtgggaggtgggggctggcCTTGACCTACCACTGGTGTTGAGACATCTGCAAAGACAGGAAAGCCAGGCAGATCAGAGGATGGGCTTGGCCTCAGGAGAAGAGCTTCAGGAACTGGGGATGCACGGAGAATAAGGCCCCACCCACCAGTGCAGCTGGGAAGACCCTTGAACTACAGGGGATAGGTGAGAAGAGTCCTCTAGAGCCTGGcttctcaaaatgtggtccatGGACATTGCCTTGGAGGTGGTTGGAAATGCAGAATGTCCACCAGCACCCAGAGCCACCAAATCTGCACCTGCCTTTTCACATTCCTCCCAGGTGATCTGAGCACATGGGAAAGTTCTAGAAGGGCTTTCCTAGAGCAGAAAGCTACTGCAGGGCCTCCAAGCCTACCCTAAGGTCAATATGAAACTTGCCTTAACCAACTACTGGTTGGTGTGGACATGAACAAAATGCAGATTCCCCAGGCCTTGCCATTCTGCTGTGGGAGTCTGGGGAGGACATAGGAATCTGCTTTATTATCTTTCCAGTTTCTTTTGAGGCACAGCCAGGTTTGGGACCACTGCCACCTATTGTGATCCTCCAGAATTCAACTCTATCCAGATGGGGACAGGGCAAGAAAGGGACAACCCTGGGGGGGAATTCACCCACAACCTAGAAGTTTCCCACTCCAGCTCCAGGAGGGAGGCAAATACTGCAGAGAATGGCTAAGCAGCTGGAATGGCAACAGTTTGGCCCAATGGCCTGGACTTGTGATTCCTGACCCTCCTCCCCACATCTTGCCCCAAAGGCAGACTTGGAGGTTCCAATCCCCAAATACTTCCAGCTGGAGCAGTCCGCGGCCATGAAGGAGCGCAAGCTGATCTTGGCTGAGATCCTGTCCAGAATGGAGCCAGAGCACCCCACGGAGGCAAGTGGTGGAGACACCCTCCCAGACGCACCCCCACCCCTCTCCTGGAATAGAGGTCTTACCTGGAGTAGTCACAGCTCAGAGTCGCCTTGGCCTTCTCCTCCAAGGCTACTCTAGTGCTCCCTTATCTTCCCAAACCAGGGCAGGACTTGGGCACCCAGATGCTCCTAGTGCCTCCTTTGGAGGCTGGTCTCTCGCTGCCCACCCAGGATGCAAGCTCTCCCTCATGTGCTCCTGCTCTTTTGCCCCTGCTCTGGCCAGACCTTCACAGGAATCAACCGGACTGACGCCATAATTCTAATACAAACTTCTGAGCGAGCCAGGCAAGGCCGCCTCAGAGCCACCTTCATGCGAGAGATCCAGAGAGAGGAGGAGCGGGATCGGAAGATTCGGGAGGAAGGGCATCAGAGGTTTACTCAGGACCAGAGTGCTGTCATTATACAGAAGGTAACCATGGGTACCCAGGAGGAGAGCCAGGGCAGTcatctcctccaggaagcctgccaAGCTACTGGTTGATCACAAGAATGCAGCTGCCTGGATTCTCTTGCCCCATGGTTAGATCCTAAACCAGGGACCCTAATAAGACAGTAAGCATGTGTCTTGTTTGCTTATTATTTAGTCTACATCTCTATCCTACAAAGCATTTTGAGTGGGATGCCATTGAAGACCCAGAAACAGAACGATCACTTTAATGACAGAGGGGCACACCAGTAATTTCAGTGACtcgagaggccaaggcaggaaaggattccaagttcaaggccggctTGGGCatcttagtaagactctgtctcaaaataaaaaattaaaaagactgggaatgtagctcatggGTTgatcatccctgggttcaatccctagcaccaaaaaaaaaaaaaaaaaaaaaaaaaaaaaaaaaagagggatccATATAAAGTAGTAGAATTGATTAATGATCATTCTAAGAaagttttaagaataaatattaaaatgtatcctGTACCTCCTGGCAACTGAGGTTGAGGGGAAATAGGAAAAATTCAAGATTGACAACTAATGTGACCTGAGCATCCTGAATCTCTGTGCCTCCTGGGGCCACCTTTATTTCAACATCAAAATAgcacaacccccccaaaaaaaaaatagcacaaccACAGCCTAACCCCAGCTAACTCAGAAGGCCCAGGCCAACCCCGAGTTTTCCCCAAGGTGGCCATGCCTCTCCTCTCTGGACAACCACTCCACACCTCTCCAGGTCAGCCTTGGGTACCCCAAACTGTGGACCTGGCTCTCCCACTATTCCCCAAAATGCTTTTAACACAGATGGACCAGAGACTGTAGGGGCCCGAGGGAAATTCTAGTGCAGGAAGGGACTGCTCTGTCCCTTCAGCCACTGCTCTCCTGAGGCCCTGCCTGGTCACAAAGCTTCTTGCCACCTTTTCCTTCCACAAACCCATGGGGACATGGGGCTGGGTCTTCTTTCGCCTTCAAATCAACCTCCTCGTCCATTTTCTCTCTCAAATCCCACCCAGGATGCAAGCTGTCCCTCatgcccagtgcctcacaaatttCTGTCTCCTAGCCTACTACTAGAAAGGAGAAACCCTTCTTATCAAAACACAAAAGCAAACCAACAGCAAATGACCACTCTGTGAAGGCTTGTCTGCCCCCAGAGGGGACAGAGGTCTGTGTTACTTCCCAGTATGTGGAGCATCCCAACTGAGCCCTGGTGTGTTCAGGGCTGTACCAGTGTCTGGCTGTATGGAGAGGAGGTCCTTAATGCAGGGCTCAAGGGAGCACATCTTTTGAGAAGGAGAATGGTCCTCAGAGACTGACTCCTGCTCCCTGTGCCAGTCATTTAGTCCCTGTTGCCACACATCAGATGTACAGAAATATTGCATCCTGGGTCTTGGTGTTGTCTGGtgcacaaataaaacaaaaaatatgtgaaGCATTCAATTATTGTGGGCTGTCCTGTGTTGGTCACAGGAGCAGGAGGACCAAGGCCAGAAAAGAAAGGCAGGAGCCAGACCCTGCTCGTGAGGTGCTTATGAGAACAGAAGGCACAGGCTGGGCGCTGGCCTGGCTTCCCTCTGCCTCTCACCCCACCTCCCATCCACTGGCACTCATCTGTCCTCAGTGGCCGGGCAACTGACAAAAGGCACTGGGCCAGTGCTGTACTTAGGCCTGGAAGAGGTCATGTTCTGTCTCTGGACTGGTTCCCTAGGGTAGAAACAATGGGATTAGCAGGGGAGCTCCCTCATGCCCACAGCACTGGTGCCTGTGTCCCTGGGTGGAACCAAGTATTTATTCCAACTGCTACGGGAATTCTAAGAAGGGACAGAGGGGAAGGCTCCCTGGAGGAGGTGGTGCCTGATCTTCACCCACACCTCAAAAGAACCCACGGATTAGGGTaaagatgaggaagaggaggggatgcCTTGGAAACCACACCATTCGGGGCTATTCCTGTGGAGGACACACCTCCCAGTACTGCCTCAGGCCCCAGCCTGACCTCCTCTGCCAAAGAGGCTGTTGCTCCTCCCAGGCCTGAGCCCTGTCCCTGAAACATGGGTTGTGCCTCATGTCGCCACCCCTAGGTATGGAAAGGCCATCAGCAGAGGAAACGCACCCAGCAGGACCGGCTTGCAGAGATGGAGTTCATCGGCATGGTGAGCCAGGCTGGCCAGGGCAGTGGTCCCACTCGTGTCTCcatcccctgccccctgcctctgCTCAGCCTCTTCAGCCCCACGCCACCTGCCTGCCTTGCACTCAGGCTGGCAGGAGATCCTGCAGAGAAAGAAGTATGAGACAGGAAAAGCTCCAAGCCTGTCTCCTCACAGCCCTCCCCCTTCCAGAACAATCTCAGTGGTGGAGGTAGTAGCACAGAGCGTCCTGGACTTGGAATCCCTGCCCAGCTAGAAGGGGAGGCTGCTGGGGTGGACCCCGCACAGCGAGGAGGTTGTGCGGCCCCTGAGAGTACCATACAATGCTGCCTCAGCCCTGTCGCAGCTTTGGTGAACCAACAGGGGCCAAGTCAGGGAGGAGCACACCCCAAACCAGGGCATTCAGGCCACAAGCTCCCCACTGGCTCTAGGGGCCTCTGCAGACTTGCTTCTCCCCTGCTCTGGGTGGACTAGAAATGTGTGACTGTGGACCTCGCGGAGTGGGGGTGGCGAGGGGCAGACTCCCCGGGTGCACAGTGTGAGCGTGGATGCTGGGAAGGGTGGTGCAGTGCCTGTGTTTGGCCGGTAGCAGTCCCCAATCTGTCCTCTGCTCCCCAACAGCCCCCTCATTCAGCTAGTCTCTGCTGACCTCAGAAAGACAGGCCCTGCCAGGGCTGAGAGTCCACTCTGGAGAGCGGCTGGCACTGGGGGCCAGAGGACAGGATGGGAGGGCTCCGCAGGGTGAGCTGCAGTGTCTTGGTGGGATGGGAGGCCACCGCAGGGCCGCTGTGTGGGAGTGGAGGTCAGAGACCTGTTGGGGGCTGGAGAGCTGGACTCCCAGGAGGGAGAGCAGGCGGAAGGAGGCAGGGGTCTGCCTGGGTGGGGAGAGGGTTGGGGGGCACCTCGCGGCAGTGGCAGTGGGTGAGGAATGAGCCTGGCCGCCCGGGCCCATCAACAGTGTGAGCTCAGCGTTTTCAGTAATTGTCTCTGCGCAGagtgatatttaaaatacatttgggaGCCAATGAGGCGGGAAAGTGGCTGTGAGAGCGGCTGCCAACCCGGCCGCCGGGCGGGGCGCACACGGGGGGCTGGGGCGGCCCGGGGGGGAGGGTGTGCTGGGGGACTGGGCAGGGGGGCAGCGGATGCATCCAGCAAACTCATTATCAGAGTAATTTACAGACGAATTTCGGCTCCAAACACAATTTCTCCTGATGCAGGCATACCCGCCGTTCCGCGTGGGTGTGTGCGCGTGCATGCGGGTGCGGAGGGAGTCGGGGGGCAGGTGTGTGCCTAAGGATGGAGCTCCATCCAGGCCAGAAGCTGGGTCCTCCCACGCCTGCTCCTGAGCCCCCGggcctttctctccccttcccccagctCCCCTCCACCAACCAGGCGGAGCGCTTTCGAATCATGTCCCGGGCCAAACTCAGGGAGGAAACGCGGAGGTTGCGCCAGGTGGAAAAGGAGGAGCAGTTTCAGCTGGCCATGGAGAAGACCCACGAGGCTCTCAGAGAGGTGGAAGGGCCTGACCTGAAGGAGAAAATGAAGGACCAAATCCGACAGTGGTTTATTGAGTGCCAGTCAGTGTCCACAGCCCCTGGTGACCCAGGCTTCAATCCTTCATTCTCTCTCCTCACTTGGGTCCCTGGAGTGACTCCAGCCtcatcctccccaccccaccccaccccggtTCCCTCCTGTAGCCCAGATTGGccctttctccctctatccccgCCCCAGCATCCTGCTGTCACTCTCGGTTTAAACCTGGAGCCCCCAGTGAATAGAACCATCACTGCACCTGACTTCATTTCCCTGTGGGAAGAGAAAATGATAGGATAAGACAATTAAAAGCATCGTGAATGTCCGTAGAGCAGACCAGGCTTTCCAATATGGAACTATCCATTCCTTCCCTCTTTCGCCCATCTTCCTGGTCCTTTGTCCTTCTCTACCCTTCTCTCTAtccctccatccattcacccatccctGTCTCTGTCCACCCAttcacctatccatccatctagccattcactcacccactcatccaGCCGTTATGTCATCCTCCCACCCACCTGCCCATCTGTCCAAGTACCATCCATCTGTCCAACTTCCCATCCATCTCTCCAATCATCTTATGTCCATTCAGTGCCCTTACTGGTCGGTTCCCTGATTATCCAGAGGAGTCTCTAGGAGGATCCTACCTGATCTTTGCAGACAAGACTCCAGAGCAGGTACCCTGGAGGTGGGGACAGGAGGTTTTCTCTGGCAGGCAGAGCTTGAGGTTATAGAAAGTACAGAGTGGCAGTGGATTGGAGTGGGGTCAGCCACAATGGAGGCAAGTGTGGCCAGAGGAAAGATGGGACTGCATGGGGCTGGAGAAGGCAGTCATGGCCTGGAGAGGAAACAGTCTGGTGAGAGCACTGCGGCTCCAGATCCCCAGGGCCCAGGTCTGAGCCCTCCCTTAGTGCCCTTTTCCTCCTGGACCCCTCTGCAGTCTCTCCATGTTCAGCCATCAACCGCAGCAGTTTCCCTGGGACTCTCAGGTTCACCCCAGTCTCAGACCATAGCTTCCTCACTCCTATAAAATTCCCTTGGTCTCCAAAATGCTTTTTTCGTTGGCCACAGGTGAAACTAGAACTGGAGATTCAGTCTCAGGAGAGCAAAAAGAAGGAGCAagagaagaataagaaaagggaaacagAACAGCCTACACCagagaagaataagaagaaagagaaggagaaaaagaccAGGGTGGTAAGACATCTCCTCAAACACAGGGCAGGTGGGCAAGGAGGAACCAAGTCTGGGAACTGGTGTAGGAAGGCTGGTGCCAGGAAGAATCAGGCCATTTGTGATGGGTGAAGGTGATGGGGTCGAGGTCAAGGCTCATTCTATTCTAGGAAGCTGATATGACGCTGAAAATGTTGCCATCCAAGTTTATACCCATAATTGGTGCTGGACACAAGGAGTACAAAAGTGAGCAGCCAAAAGCTGACAAGCGTCAGCCTTGATCACAGGAAAGTGGGCATCTGCCATGTGTACATGAGGTGCCAGTGTGGGTGTGGCTGTGGCGGCTGCAGGATAATGGGAAGCGAGGAAGGGGTGGGGTGGTCCCTGGGTagggttgttatggtttggatctgaatcCTGTGGTCACCAGCCTTGGGGTCAAGGTCTGGGCAGAAGGAATGCCAAATGGCTAGGTGGGAACCGAGGGACCTGCAGGGGCCAGTGCATGCTTGTGTgctgtgtgtgcatatatactcGCCTGTGTATACTGGGACTCCAGCCTTCGCCCATCTCTCCATTTTCTGGGTCAGATCTGTGGCAGAACCGACCTGAGAGCAAACACCCAGACCAGAACTTTGACTCTGAGACCCTccggaaggaaaagaggaaggaagtggAGCTGGAGATCCGGATTCAGGTGCGGGTGCTGTACCCATGCTCCCGTTGCggctcctcttccctcctctc
This genomic interval from Marmota flaviventris isolate mMarFla1 chromosome 1, mMarFla1.hap1, whole genome shotgun sequence contains the following:
- the Iqca1l gene encoding IQ and AAA domain-containing protein 1-like, with translation MSEGTYQRLWEASHVTLQELLDQEQPLLEAVPNRDRQSFQYRLSEFYLYYLGLLRRFDTIYDQMVQPQKRRLLLQLLDGVAGRVLEIKDELVRVDLCETHCLDRVLQDLKLTPADLEVPIPKYFQLEQSAAMKERKLILAEILSRMEPEHPTETFTGINRTDAIILIQTSERARQGRLRATFMREIQREEERDRKIREEGHQRFTQDQSAVIIQKVWKGHQQRKRTQQDRLAEMEFIGMLPSTNQAERFRIMSRAKLREETRRLRQVEKEEQFQLAMEKTHEALREVEGPDLKEKMKDQIRQWFIECHALTGRFPDYPEESLGGSYLIFADKTPEQVKLELEIQSQESKKKEQEKNKKRETEQPTPEKNKKKEKEKKTREADMTLKMLPSKFIPIIGAGHKEYKNLWQNRPESKHPDQNFDSETLRKEKRKEVELEIRIQVDELMRQELKNLRLAVDKEEERPLKAPKKKPGTKIGKKKGKDLTQDRTVNSLYEELVFFGLLKKSVAVALKDYVGDCLYLGSALCLANKLPMPSLFDIRQNMALYGVLRLGSPDVHSMAPLIRSILLVGPSGMGKKMLVQAVCTETGANLFDLSPSNLQGKYPGKSGAQLMIHMVFKVARLLQPSVIWIGDAEKTFYKKIPKEERKMEPKRIKKDLTRALRLLNPGDRVMLIGTTDRPQLAEIKGLCRMYERILLVPRPDYASRYVLWKHMIEAWGAQVTQSLDISALAKVSDGYTTGHIFQATHSVLNERRLLQLSKRPLVASEFLGHLAKQDPVYREEEESLKEWYFKTPLGKKSLKFMKDQEAEEAKLAKEKKRK